The genomic window GGAGATTGCCTCCCACAACCATGGCTTCTGCATCGATGCCGACACCGTGAACCCGGACGTGGCCGAAGTCACCCACATCAACCTCAACGACAACACGGTCGCCGGCCTCCAGCATAAGCTGCAACCGCTCTTCTGCGTGCAGTACCACCCGGAGGCCGCCCCCGGCCCCCACGACCCGTTCTACCTCTTCGAGGAGTTCATCGACTTAATGAAGGAAAACCAAAAATGAATCATCCCGAATGGATCGCCATTTTAGATTACGGCTCCCAGGTCACGCAGCTGATCGCCCGCCGCATCCGCGAACAGAAGGTCTACTGCGAAATCATCCGCTTCGATACCTCCGCCGAAGAGCTCAAGAAACGTGCGCCGAAGGGCATCATCCTTTCCGGCGGCCCGTGCAGCGTTCCGGACGAGGATTCGCCGAAGTGCGATCCCGCCCTCTTCGACCTCGGCATTCCGATCCTCGGCATCTGCTACGGCATGCAGCTGACCGCCCACACCCTGGGCGGGTCGGTCAAGCCGGGGCTCAAGCGCGAATATGGCAAGGCCATGATGACCATCACCAAGGACTCGCCGCTCTTCAAGGGGCTGGCGCCCGACCTCCAGGTTTGGATGAGCCATGGCGACAAGGTGGAAACCATGCCCGAAGGGTTCGAGGCCGTTGCCGAATCCGACAACTGCCCCTACGCCACCATGCAGAACCTCGACCGCAACATTTTCGGCGTCCAGTTCCATCCGGAAGTGGTGCACACCCCCCAGGGCAAGGAAATGCTCTGGAACTTCGCCTTCAAGGTGTGCAAATGCTCCGGCGACTGGGAAATGTCCAAGTTCGTCGAAGATACCATTCGGCAAATCCGCAAGCAGGTGGGTGAAAACCATGTGCTGCTCGGCCTCTCCGGAGGAGTCGACTCCTCCGTCGTCGCCGCCCTGCTCCATAAGGCGATCGGCACCCAGCTCCACTGCGTCTATGTGGACAACGGCCTGATGCGCTACCGCGAAACCGAGGAGATCGAAGATCTGTTTGGCCGCGCATTCGGGATCGACCTCCACGTGGCGCACGCCGGCGACCTTTTCCTGGGCAAGCTCAAAGGCGTTTCCGATCCGGAGCAAAAGCGCAAGATCATCGGCAGCACCTTCATTGATGTCTTTGCCGAAAAAGCGCGCGGACTCAGCGACAAAGTGAAATTCCTGGGCCAGGGCACGCTGTATCCGGATGTCATCGAATCCGTCTCCCCGATTGGCGGCCCTTCCGCCACCATCAAGAGCCACCACAATGTCGGCGGGTTGCCGGACGATCTCCAGTTCGACCTGGTCGAACCGCTCCGC from Pontiella desulfatans includes these protein-coding regions:
- the guaA gene encoding glutamine-hydrolyzing GMP synthase, whose protein sequence is MNHPEWIAILDYGSQVTQLIARRIREQKVYCEIIRFDTSAEELKKRAPKGIILSGGPCSVPDEDSPKCDPALFDLGIPILGICYGMQLTAHTLGGSVKPGLKREYGKAMMTITKDSPLFKGLAPDLQVWMSHGDKVETMPEGFEAVAESDNCPYATMQNLDRNIFGVQFHPEVVHTPQGKEMLWNFAFKVCKCSGDWEMSKFVEDTIRQIRKQVGENHVLLGLSGGVDSSVVAALLHKAIGTQLHCVYVDNGLMRYRETEEIEDLFGRAFGIDLHVAHAGDLFLGKLKGVSDPEQKRKIIGSTFIDVFAEKARGLSDKVKFLGQGTLYPDVIESVSPIGGPSATIKSHHNVGGLPDDLQFDLVEPLRELFKDEVREVGRELGLPSYVVDRQPFPGPGLAVRIIGDITPERIEVLQQADLRVREEIMKMTNHLDVWQYFAVLLPIQTVGVMGDDRTYESVVAVRAVESRDGMTADWYKLPYEVMDSISNRIINEVPGVNRVCYDISSKPPSTIEWE